In the genome of Chlamydia trachomatis A/HAR-13, one region contains:
- a CDS encoding alpha/beta hydrolase: MKKFATFLCVLLSGSGFAAPVEVPGFPSIPATYITINDEELGLQEHCRGVNVLSCGYNLVGMFHTPTTPMPLGGYPTVIFFHGFRGNCTGKHGVYRDLARLLTANGIAVARFDMAGCGNSEGICDQIPARTYLRNGEDILATVAKYPEVNPHRIGIAGVSLGCHTTIHLASTYRPRDYTVQAISVWAPIADGVILLKEICATIGLTMTQFSDMGEVGKAFGFKQLPLKLCRDDIDFFLGIQDHILLLSLPRRIPVLHQQGLEDRVVSTAHQRLFLGAAPAQMLSKSYPETPHEIASSPYRQEVLQEILTHFQSNL; this comes from the coding sequence ATGAAAAAGTTTGCTACTTTCCTGTGTGTACTCTTATCTGGCAGTGGTTTTGCAGCTCCTGTTGAAGTGCCTGGGTTTCCCTCTATTCCTGCAACCTACATTACTATCAATGATGAGGAATTAGGTCTTCAAGAGCATTGCCGTGGTGTTAATGTTCTCAGCTGCGGATATAATTTAGTTGGTATGTTCCATACCCCAACCACTCCTATGCCTCTAGGAGGATATCCTACTGTAATCTTTTTCCATGGATTCCGCGGAAATTGTACAGGAAAGCATGGGGTCTATCGAGACTTAGCCCGCCTTCTTACGGCAAATGGAATCGCTGTAGCCAGATTCGATATGGCTGGCTGTGGAAATAGCGAAGGAATATGTGATCAAATCCCTGCACGAACCTACCTGCGCAACGGCGAAGATATCTTAGCCACCGTAGCTAAATACCCAGAAGTCAACCCTCACCGCATTGGTATTGCAGGAGTTTCCTTGGGTTGTCACACTACCATTCATCTCGCTAGCACCTATAGACCTAGAGACTATACGGTTCAAGCCATCTCCGTCTGGGCTCCTATTGCTGACGGAGTCATCCTTCTCAAAGAGATCTGTGCTACTATTGGCCTAACCATGACCCAGTTTTCGGATATGGGTGAAGTGGGTAAAGCATTTGGATTCAAACAACTTCCCCTCAAGCTGTGTCGAGATGATATCGATTTCTTCTTAGGTATTCAGGATCACATCCTCCTGCTATCCTTACCAAGAAGAATCCCCGTTCTCCACCAACAAGGACTAGAAGATCGCGTAGTTTCTACGGCTCACCAACGCCTATTTTTAGGGGCTGCTCCAGCGCAAATGCTGTCTAAGAGTTACCCTGAAACTCCTCATGAAATCGCTTCATCTCCTTATCGCCAAGAGGTTTTGCAGGAAATCTTAACGCATTTCCAATCAAATCTTTAA
- a CDS encoding FAD-dependent monooxygenase gives MIDVLIMGANPSGLILASILQQHRARIKVIDSRDSITASLPLPLHSLPVVLSSSSLELLDNINLLGDLLDKGRKIFGVRYHWKQRTVLFKFNQSSASRCPFSLLISYNELVTHLLEEFERLGGVVNWATRPVTQVEQNLFIESTKSSSQVYEGREIFTPKWIIACEMDADPDLKDLLKTQIKTKKIHKEALFVDCEEGEPFEESHIHLLPVTKSFVNFVFYNPYRGSRQLYLANTSGPLSSKFKNKLLYTYGLALAEDPLSISSSLLQYPFCHDRYIFLGSIANNLSFSYLSGVNSNIHDAFNLGWKLLPVIKKAASSQLILSKELKTSHILPHFNEVHQKRATKLLFSNMYTPALMYYYLKGCKQLDAAEGELYYPSHRASKYEASDIIMVSPNDKEIQGPRPGSRALDIRLDTGNYLLDSLKNAKHLLVFFKERPDLVHALLEEYGEWVDVIVTEDPKVHKLYHANPESLFIIRPDRYIGYRTHTFKLHELISYLLRIFAAENAN, from the coding sequence ATGATCGATGTTTTAATCATGGGAGCCAATCCCTCGGGACTGATCCTTGCTAGCATTTTGCAACAGCACAGAGCCCGTATTAAAGTAATAGACTCTCGAGATAGCATAACAGCCTCTCTTCCGCTCCCCCTGCACTCTCTGCCAGTAGTTTTGTCATCATCTTCTTTAGAACTTCTTGATAATATCAATCTATTGGGAGATTTACTTGATAAAGGGCGAAAAATTTTTGGGGTTCGCTATCACTGGAAACAACGTACTGTTCTTTTTAAGTTCAATCAATCATCAGCCTCTCGTTGCCCCTTTTCTTTATTAATTTCTTATAACGAATTGGTGACCCATTTACTCGAAGAGTTTGAAAGGTTAGGCGGTGTGGTGAATTGGGCTACGCGCCCAGTTACCCAAGTAGAGCAGAATCTATTTATTGAAAGCACAAAGAGCTCTTCACAAGTCTATGAAGGACGAGAGATCTTTACTCCTAAATGGATTATAGCTTGTGAAATGGACGCTGATCCCGATCTTAAAGATCTCCTCAAAACACAAATCAAAACAAAAAAAATCCATAAGGAAGCTCTTTTTGTAGATTGTGAGGAGGGGGAGCCTTTTGAAGAATCTCATATTCACTTGCTCCCTGTTACAAAAAGCTTTGTTAATTTTGTTTTTTATAACCCTTACAGAGGCTCTCGTCAGCTATACCTCGCAAATACCTCTGGCCCTCTTTCTTCTAAATTTAAAAATAAACTTCTGTATACCTATGGCCTTGCGCTAGCAGAGGATCCTCTCTCCATTTCCTCATCTCTTCTACAGTATCCTTTTTGTCATGACCGTTATATTTTCTTGGGGAGCATTGCTAATAATCTATCCTTTTCTTACCTGTCGGGAGTAAATTCCAATATCCATGACGCTTTTAATCTAGGGTGGAAGCTCCTGCCAGTAATTAAAAAAGCCGCTTCTTCCCAATTGATCCTTTCCAAAGAACTAAAAACGAGCCATATATTGCCTCATTTTAATGAGGTCCATCAGAAAAGAGCTACCAAGCTTCTTTTTTCAAACATGTATACTCCAGCCCTGATGTACTATTACCTTAAGGGGTGTAAGCAGCTCGATGCTGCGGAAGGAGAGCTATACTATCCCTCCCACCGCGCATCGAAATATGAAGCTAGTGATATTATTATGGTGTCTCCTAATGATAAAGAAATCCAAGGCCCTAGACCGGGATCACGAGCTTTAGACATACGGTTAGACACTGGGAATTATCTATTAGATTCCTTAAAAAATGCTAAACATCTACTTGTCTTTTTCAAAGAACGTCCCGATCTAGTCCACGCTCTTCTAGAAGAATATGGCGAATGGGTAGACGTGATTGTCACCGAGGATCCTAAAGTCCACAAGTTATACCACGCCAACCCAGAATCCTTGTTTATCATTCGTCCTGATCGTTATATTGGATATAGAACGCACACATTCAAGTTGCATGAGCTAATTTCTTATTTGCTTCGTATTTTTGCTGCAGAAAATGCTAATTAA